Proteins encoded by one window of Anopheles maculipalpis chromosome 2RL, idAnoMacuDA_375_x, whole genome shotgun sequence:
- the LOC126557972 gene encoding 28S ribosomal protein S5, mitochondrial — MFRIVSSGDSLLRAFAALNIGRQTVPICGATRALHFTTSHKPANEPHRDRTLLQPVVPTLCNVRQTSFFNKLPAEQIWKGVISVSNAGKKRGRGKGSGRITAKDLNRGQVIGYGKANMVWPGLSAPVIRGRELVQQQKLPEDKEREAKLRRIRDEMVNFKRLKLSPLERGWSGSKMPGRSIGPPDAIGEDEFVGFDTKCLELKAVVNMKGNHGRKRRVSAMVVTGNGNGLAGFGFGKAIEGRAALRQAKNRAGQKLMHFDLCNGHTVFHDFHCQFGATKLFVERKPEGFGLKCHRAIRTVCEVLGIKDLRAKCEGSTNVQHVVKAFFIGLLKQKDHQQIAEEKGLHVVEFRPENMNFPKVVASPTVCRTEQELENNEILDFTQYCMDGKIQLQKKKFPPFYTKFRSWEIYLKKQEYLRNQDKVRLRMMAETGEVRSYLTEKYPECKMGPGRKDE; from the exons ATGTTTCGAATCGTGTCGTCTGGCGATTCGCTGCTACGAGCGTTTGCAGCATTAAACATTGGTCGCCAAACCGTTCCGATATGTGGCGCAACAAGGGCGCTGCATTTTACCACCAGCCACAAACCGGCAAATGAGCCGCATCGAGACCGTACGCTGCTGCAACCTGTCGTTCCTACATTATGTAATGTGAGGCAAACGAGTTTCTTCAACAAAC TTCCCGCGGAACAGATCTGGAAGGGTGTCATCTCGGTCAGTAATGCCGGTAAGAAGCGTGGTCGTGGTAAAGGTTCCGGACGCATCACGGCGAAGGATCTGAACAGGGGACAGGTTATTGGCTACGGTAAAGCGAACATGGTATGGCCCGGACTGTCTGCCCCTGTGATACGTGGCCGCGAACTGGTACAGCAGCAAAAGCTACCGGAAGACAAAGAGCGTGAAGCAAAGCTGCGGCGCATTCGCGATGAGATGGTAAACTTTAAACGGCTCAAGCTAAGCCCGCTCGAGCGTGGATGGTCCGGTTCGAAAATGCCGGGCCGCAGTATCGGACCACCAGATGCAATCGGTGAAGATGAGTTTGTAGGATTCGACACCAAGTGTCTGGAGCTGAAGGCGGTAGTCAACATGAAGGGTAACCATGGCCGGAAGCGTCGCGTTTCGGCGATGGTAGTAACGGGCAATGGAAACGGGCTGGCCGGGTTCGGATTCGGAAAGGCAATTGAAGGACGAGCCGCGTTGCGGCAGGCAAAAAACCGTGCCGGCCAGAAACTGATGCATTTCGATCTTTGCAATGGGCACACGGTGTTCCACGACTTTCACTGTCAGTTCGGAGCTACGAAACTGTTTGTCGAGCGTAAACCAGAAGGCTTTGGGCTAAAGTGTCACCGAGCGATTCGGACGGTGTGTGAGGTGCTGGGCATTAAGGATTTGCGCGCCAAATGTGAAGGCTCAACCAATGTGCAGCACGTGGTAAAAGCGTTCTTCATCGGGTTACTGAAGCAAAAGGATCACCAACAAATAGCGGAAGAAAAGGGTCTTCATGTGGTGGAATTTCGGCCGGAAAACATGAACTTCCCGAAAGTGGTTGCAAGCCCGACGGTGTGTCGTACCGAGCAGGAGctagaaaataatgaaattctTGACTTTACGCAGTACTGTATGGATGGGAAGATTCAgttgcagaagaaaaagttccCACCGTTCTATACGAAGTTCCGGTCGTGGGAGATTTACCTTAAGAAGCAGGAGTATTTGCGGAATCAGGATAAGGTACGGCTACGGATGATGGCGGAAACGGGCGAGGTGCGTAGCTATCTCACGGAAAAGTATCCCGAGTGTAAAATGGGACCTGGACGGAAGGATGAGTAA